A genome region from Carya illinoinensis cultivar Pawnee chromosome 2, C.illinoinensisPawnee_v1, whole genome shotgun sequence includes the following:
- the LOC122301838 gene encoding TIR-only protein-like, whose translation MTHFQALTKSFARACCRNYHVQTILQHPHQVFINHRGPDTRRNISGLLYDHLLRLGLRPFLDYRNMKAGEKLQEKINSAIRDCKVGVLVFSPRYCESLFCLHELALLMEYKKSVVPIFYNVKPSELRVGDYIYDGTGCRISEKDLERFSRALEEAKNIVGLRFDSSRGYWSEFIRIASDAITEQIDKSGPESVSEI comes from the exons ATGACGCATTTTCAAGCTTTGACCAAGAGCTTTGCTCGTGCTTGCTGCAGGAATTACCATGTCCAAACAATATTACAGCACCCACACCAAGTGTTCATAAACCACCGGGGGCCCGATACCAGAAGAAACATTTCTGGTTTACTCTACGACCACCTTCTCCGGCTTGGGCTTAGGCCTTTCCTCGACTACCGAAACATGAAAGCCGGTGAGAAGTTGCAGGAAAAGATTAATAGCGCCATTCGAGATTGTAAAGTTGGTGTTCTAGTGTTTTCGCCCAGATACTGTGAGTCCTTGTTTTGTCTCCATGAATTGGCTCTTCTAATGGAATACAAGAAAAGTGTTGTGCCCATCTTTTATAATGTCAAACCGTCCGAACTTCGGGTTGGGGATTATATATACGATGGAACTGGCTGCCGTATTTCAGAGAAAGACCTTGAGAGATTCAGCAGAGCACTTGAGGAAGCTAAAAATATTGTTGGACTTCGTTTTGATTCATCTAGAGG ATATTGGTCAGAGTTCATACGGATTGCTTCTGATGCCATCACAGAGCAGATTGATAAGAGTGGTCCTGAAAGTGTTTCAGAAATCTAG